In Microbacterium binotii, one DNA window encodes the following:
- the metX gene encoding homoserine O-acetyltransferase MetX — MDWQTSEDTVPSAPVTEADARLARGRPPASGAWRDGDPAGDRRFAAFRGFRTENGAVLPVARLAYESWGELSPAGDNAILILHALTGDSHVRGEAGRAHPTDGWWDEIVGPGAAIDTDRWFVVAPNMLGGCQGSTGPATIAPDGTEWGARFPYLTIRDQIAAQALLADELGIGSWRAVVGGSMGGMHALEWGATYPERVERLAVLAAPPLTTADQIALNSVQLEAIRIDPGYAGGDYYDAPAGEGPHRGLALARRMALLNYRSPTELNLRFQRSWQSEVSPLGRGGRFAVESYLDFHGNKFTRRFDANSYLTLVEAMNSHDVGRERGGVEDALGRITARTLVLGIDSDRLFPVEGQHRIAHGIRDTLDGDKAAVITSDYGHDGFLIETDAVAHHLGRLLDA, encoded by the coding sequence ATGGACTGGCAGACCTCCGAGGACACGGTGCCGAGCGCTCCTGTCACGGAGGCGGACGCCCGACTCGCCCGCGGTCGGCCGCCGGCGAGCGGTGCGTGGCGCGACGGGGATCCCGCCGGCGACCGCCGGTTCGCGGCCTTCCGCGGCTTCCGCACCGAGAACGGGGCCGTACTCCCCGTCGCACGCCTGGCGTATGAGAGCTGGGGCGAGCTCTCCCCGGCCGGCGACAACGCGATCCTCATCCTGCACGCGCTGACCGGTGACAGCCATGTGCGCGGCGAGGCCGGCAGAGCCCACCCCACCGACGGATGGTGGGACGAGATCGTCGGACCGGGTGCCGCGATCGACACCGACCGCTGGTTCGTCGTCGCCCCCAACATGCTCGGCGGCTGCCAGGGCTCGACCGGTCCTGCCACCATCGCTCCCGACGGCACCGAGTGGGGTGCGCGCTTCCCGTACCTCACGATCCGTGACCAGATCGCGGCCCAGGCGCTGCTTGCGGACGAGCTCGGCATCGGCAGCTGGCGCGCCGTGGTCGGCGGTTCCATGGGCGGCATGCACGCACTCGAGTGGGGAGCGACCTACCCCGAGCGCGTGGAGCGCCTGGCGGTGCTGGCCGCACCGCCGCTGACCACGGCCGACCAGATCGCCCTGAACTCGGTGCAGCTCGAGGCCATCCGCATCGATCCGGGCTACGCCGGCGGCGACTACTACGACGCGCCCGCCGGCGAGGGCCCCCACCGCGGTCTCGCGCTGGCACGGCGGATGGCGCTGCTGAACTACCGCAGCCCCACCGAGCTGAACCTCCGCTTCCAGCGCTCCTGGCAGTCGGAGGTGAGCCCGCTGGGGCGCGGCGGGCGCTTCGCGGTGGAGTCCTACCTCGACTTCCACGGCAACAAGTTCACGCGCCGCTTCGACGCCAACAGCTACCTCACCCTCGTCGAGGCGATGAACTCGCACGATGTCGGCCGCGAGCGCGGCGGCGTCGAAGACGCTCTGGGGCGCATCACCGCGCGCACCCTCGTGCTCGGTATCGACAGCGACCGCCTCTTCCCCGTCGAGGGGCAGCACCGCATCGCCCACGGCATCCGCGACACGCTCGACGGCGACAAGGCAGCCGTCATCACGAGCGATTACGGCCACGACGGCTTCCTCATCGAGACGGATGCGGTCGCCCACCACCTGGGCCGGCTCCTCGACGCGTAG
- a CDS encoding MFS transporter, translating to MWALLSLAIGSFGIGMTEFTVMGLLPDIAGALLPAQSAADPDAAIAQAGWLISLYALGVVVGAPTIAGLVARFPRHRVMVALALALTVFNALTVIAPNFELVAVSRFLAGLPHGAYFGIGALVAADVLGPGRRAQGVAFVLTGLTVANVVGVPAGTYLGQQFGWRVAFGVVAAIFALATICIALFVPRAPGQPGRTLRAELGVFRIPQVWFTLGIGSIGFGGFFAVYSYVAPLVTEVADAPQAVVPLVLVGMGLGMTVGNLLGGHLSDVNLRRTLLLGLGVLAVSLAVLALTAAWIWALAIMVFVVGAVASALSPAIQTRLMDVAGDNQSIAAALNHSALNIGNSLGAALGGAVIAAGWGFVAPSWVGAALAAAGLAIALTAYGVERRRGVPIVYAHSSTSAS from the coding sequence ATGTGGGCGCTCCTCTCTCTCGCCATCGGCAGCTTCGGCATCGGGATGACCGAGTTCACGGTCATGGGTCTGCTGCCCGACATCGCGGGGGCGCTGCTGCCGGCCCAGTCGGCGGCGGACCCGGATGCGGCCATCGCTCAGGCCGGCTGGCTGATCAGCCTCTACGCGCTCGGCGTCGTCGTCGGCGCGCCGACCATCGCGGGGCTCGTCGCGCGGTTCCCGCGCCACCGGGTGATGGTCGCCCTCGCCCTGGCGCTGACCGTCTTCAACGCTCTCACCGTGATCGCACCGAACTTCGAGCTGGTCGCGGTCTCGCGGTTTCTGGCGGGGCTCCCGCACGGCGCGTACTTCGGGATCGGGGCGCTCGTGGCGGCGGACGTGCTCGGGCCGGGACGGCGTGCGCAGGGTGTCGCCTTCGTGCTGACCGGACTCACCGTCGCGAATGTGGTCGGGGTCCCTGCCGGCACATACCTCGGACAGCAGTTCGGGTGGCGGGTCGCGTTCGGCGTGGTCGCCGCGATCTTCGCGCTCGCCACCATCTGCATCGCGCTCTTCGTGCCGCGCGCTCCCGGGCAGCCGGGGCGCACGCTGCGGGCGGAGCTGGGCGTGTTCCGCATCCCTCAGGTGTGGTTCACCCTGGGGATCGGCTCGATCGGGTTCGGCGGATTCTTCGCGGTGTACAGCTACGTGGCGCCGCTGGTGACGGAGGTGGCCGACGCGCCGCAGGCTGTCGTGCCGCTCGTGCTCGTCGGCATGGGACTCGGTATGACGGTCGGCAACCTGCTGGGCGGGCACCTCTCCGATGTCAATCTGCGCCGGACGCTGCTGCTCGGCCTCGGGGTGCTGGCTGTGTCGCTGGCCGTTCTCGCCCTGACCGCCGCCTGGATCTGGGCGCTCGCGATCATGGTGTTCGTCGTGGGTGCCGTCGCATCGGCGCTCAGCCCCGCGATCCAGACGCGGCTCATGGATGTGGCGGGCGATAACCAGTCGATCGCCGCCGCGCTCAACCACTCCGCCCTCAACATCGGCAACAGCCTCGGCGCCGCTCTCGGTGGTGCGGTGATCGCCGCGGGCTGGGGCTTCGTCGCTCCGTCCTGGGTCGGCGCGGCCCTCGCCGCCGCGGGACTCGCGATCGCGCTCACCGCCTACGGTGTCGAACGCCGTCGCGGCGTTCCGATCGTCTACGCGCACTCCTCGACGTCCGCCTCGTGA
- a CDS encoding thiamine-binding protein: MLVAFSVAPSGTGRADGSVHDAVAAAVKVVRDSGLPHRTSSMFTEIEGEWDEVFAVVKAATDAVLPFGSRVSLVLKADIRPGYTGELDAKIERLERAIEDAASGDAPSA; the protein is encoded by the coding sequence ATGCTCGTCGCTTTCTCCGTCGCCCCCAGCGGAACCGGCCGCGCAGACGGCTCCGTGCACGACGCGGTGGCCGCCGCCGTGAAGGTCGTGCGCGATTCGGGGCTCCCGCACCGCACGAGTTCGATGTTCACCGAGATCGAAGGGGAGTGGGACGAGGTGTTCGCCGTCGTGAAGGCGGCCACCGACGCCGTGCTGCCGTTCGGCTCGCGTGTCTCGCTGGTGCTGAAGGCCGACATCCGCCCCGGGTACACCGGCGAGCTGGACGCCAAGATCGAGCGACTCGAGCGGGCGATCGAGGATGCGGCGTCGGGCGACGCGCCTTCGGCCTGA